In Sphingobacteriaceae bacterium, the following proteins share a genomic window:
- a CDS encoding mannose-1-phosphate guanylyltransferase — protein sequence MKHHYAIIMAGGVGTRFWPMSTTQHPKQFLDILGTGETLLQQTYKRVSKVCPKENIYVVTSASYEELVAEQLPELLKENILCETVRRNTAPCIAYASYKIHKRDPKAITLVAPSDHLVKKEDTFVKALQSCFEKAERSDCLITLGIKPTRPDTGYGYIQFIKSDVEEKDKRIHKVKTFTEKPNAEMASFFMESGDFLWNSGIFIWSTQSIINALEKHDPELANVFKEGWDFYNTDKEAEFINRAYATCKNISIDYSVMEKADNVYVRSSIFGWSDLGTWGSLYTHIPKDENKNALVGKNIITYGCNNCIVSVPKDKLVVLQGLEDYIVVESEGILMICKKQDEQQIRNFVNDVKVSKGEKFV from the coding sequence ATGAAACATCATTACGCAATTATAATGGCTGGAGGGGTTGGTACCCGCTTTTGGCCAATGAGTACTACGCAGCATCCCAAACAATTCCTTGATATTTTAGGTACTGGTGAAACTCTTTTACAACAAACCTACAAACGGGTTTCTAAAGTTTGTCCTAAAGAAAACATATACGTTGTTACCAGCGCCTCTTACGAAGAACTAGTGGCTGAGCAATTACCTGAACTTTTAAAAGAAAACATTCTTTGCGAAACTGTTCGCAGAAATACCGCACCATGCATTGCCTACGCTTCTTACAAAATTCACAAACGCGATCCTAAAGCCATAACGCTTGTTGCACCGAGTGATCACCTGGTAAAAAAGGAAGATACTTTTGTTAAGGCCTTACAGTCTTGTTTTGAAAAAGCAGAACGCAGCGATTGCTTAATTACACTGGGAATTAAACCTACGCGCCCTGATACGGGATACGGGTACATTCAATTTATTAAAAGCGATGTAGAAGAAAAAGATAAGCGTATTCACAAAGTTAAAACGTTTACCGAAAAACCAAATGCCGAAATGGCGAGTTTTTTTATGGAAAGCGGTGACTTTTTATGGAATTCAGGCATTTTTATCTGGAGCACTCAAAGCATCATCAATGCACTTGAAAAACACGATCCAGAACTAGCTAACGTTTTTAAAGAAGGCTGGGATTTTTACAATACCGACAAAGAAGCCGAGTTTATAAACAGAGCCTACGCAACCTGCAAAAATATTTCTATAGACTATAGTGTTATGGAAAAAGCTGATAATGTATATGTGCGTTCAAGTATTTTTGGCTGGAGCGACCTTGGTACATGGGGAAGTCTCTATACTCACATTCCAAAAGACGAAAACAAGAATGCTCTTGTGGGTAAAAACATTATTACATATGGTTGTAATAATTGTATTGTTTCTGTTCCAAAAGACAAACTTGTAGTTTTACAGGGTCTTGAAGATTATATAGTAGTAGAAAGCGAAGGCATTTTAATGATTTGTAAAAAACAGGACGAGCAGCAGATTCGCAATTTTGTAAACGACGTTAAAGTAAG
- a CDS encoding ATP-dependent RNA helicase: MTFQESGLNSDLIKAVTDLGFENPTPIQEQTIALLGKEKTDLVALAQTGTGKTAAFGLPMLNRIDCDNKTVQALILAPTRELCVQITNDIKNYGKYMKGFGVTAIYGGARIDGQIKDIKRGVQVVAATPGRLIDMIERRAINLSTVQVVILDEADEMLNMGFKDDLDIILKETPKEKNTWLFSATMPKEVERIARTYMSKPAELSTGKKNEGADNLEHIYYVVSPRDRYLALKRVADFYPDIFGIVFCRTKAETQEVADSLIKDGYSADALHGDLSQSQRDFVMKRFRSKTLQMLVATDVAARGIDVNNVTHVINYNLPEDVENYTHRTGRTARAGKSGIAIAIITPKDSGKVKDIERIIKKKFEKKDVPNGLEVCEKQLFNLVHKLHNVEVKDEEIESFLPAIYEELKDLTKEELIKRVISEEFNRFHEYYDNAPDLNIVKGAVDGAFGNSRTTRFFVNMGALDGFNINSLKDFLADAVKLQQRMVFNVDVKSSFSFFETESKLVDTFMALNSADLEFNNRKISLEVSNRKMKEGGRSSDGGERRGGGGGRSYGGGGGYKGREGGGGFREKREGGFGGGEKREGGFGGGEKRGSGERRPRKPGSSFNSGGGDREKSSFGGEKKKGFGKSRF, translated from the coding sequence ATGACTTTTCAAGAATCAGGTCTCAACAGCGACCTTATAAAAGCTGTTACGGACTTAGGGTTCGAAAATCCTACGCCCATACAAGAACAAACCATTGCTTTATTAGGTAAAGAAAAAACAGACTTAGTTGCCCTCGCGCAAACAGGTACTGGTAAAACAGCTGCATTTGGTTTACCAATGCTAAACAGAATCGATTGTGATAATAAAACAGTTCAGGCGTTAATTTTAGCGCCAACCCGTGAACTTTGTGTTCAAATTACCAACGACATTAAAAATTACGGGAAATATATGAAAGGCTTTGGTGTAACTGCTATTTATGGTGGTGCACGTATTGACGGACAAATTAAAGACATTAAACGTGGAGTACAAGTTGTTGCCGCAACACCAGGCCGTTTAATAGATATGATCGAGCGTCGTGCTATTAACTTAAGCACTGTTCAGGTTGTTATTCTCGATGAGGCTGATGAAATGTTGAACATGGGTTTTAAAGATGATTTAGATATTATCTTAAAAGAAACCCCAAAAGAAAAAAACACCTGGTTGTTTAGCGCTACAATGCCTAAAGAGGTTGAGCGTATTGCAAGAACTTACATGAGCAAACCTGCTGAATTAAGCACAGGTAAGAAAAATGAAGGTGCTGATAATTTAGAGCATATTTATTATGTAGTTAGTCCACGCGACCGCTATTTAGCTTTAAAGCGTGTTGCCGATTTTTATCCCGATATTTTTGGAATTGTTTTCTGTCGTACAAAAGCAGAAACACAGGAAGTTGCTGACTCGTTAATAAAGGATGGTTACAGCGCAGATGCTTTACACGGAGATCTTTCTCAAAGTCAACGTGATTTTGTAATGAAACGTTTCCGCAGTAAAACTTTACAAATGTTAGTTGCAACGGACGTAGCTGCCCGTGGTATTGACGTGAATAATGTAACTCACGTGATCAATTACAATTTACCTGAAGACGTTGAGAATTACACTCACCGTACAGGAAGAACTGCACGTGCAGGGAAATCAGGAATTGCCATAGCTATTATCACGCCGAAAGACAGTGGTAAAGTAAAAGACATCGAACGTATCATCAAAAAGAAATTCGAGAAAAAAGATGTACCAAATGGGTTAGAAGTTTGCGAAAAACAACTTTTTAACTTAGTACATAAATTACACAACGTAGAAGTAAAAGATGAAGAGATTGAAAGTTTCTTACCTGCTATCTACGAAGAATTAAAAGACCTTACTAAAGAGGAATTAATTAAACGGGTGATCAGTGAAGAATTTAACCGTTTCCACGAATACTACGACAACGCTCCTGATTTAAATATCGTGAAAGGTGCTGTTGATGGCGCTTTCGGAAATAGCAGAACAACGCGTTTCTTCGTGAATATGGGAGCTTTAGATGGCTTTAACATTAATAGTTTAAAAGATTTCTTAGCAGACGCTGTAAAGTTACAACAGCGTATGGTGTTTAATGTAGACGTAAAAAGCAGTTTTTCTTTCTTTGAAACTGAGAGTAAACTCGTAGATACGTTTATGGCTTTAAATTCTGCAGATCTTGAATTTAATAACCGCAAAATTTCGTTAGAGGTAAGTAACCGTAAAATGAAAGAAGGCGGAAGAAGCAGTGATGGTGGAGAAAGACGCGGCGGCGGTGGCGGAAGAAGCTACGGTGGCGGCGGTGGCTACAAAGGTCGCGAAGGTGGCGGTGGTTTCAGAGAGAAACGTGAAGGTGGCTTCGGTGGTGGAGAAAAACGTGAAGGTGGTTTCGGTGGTGGAGAAAAACGTGGCAGTGGAGAAAGACGTCCGAGAAAACCAGGATCTAGTTTCAACAGCGGTGGAGGTGATCGCGAAAAATCATCTTTCGGTGGCGAGAAGAAAAAGGGTTTCGGAAAAAGTAGATTTTAA
- a CDS encoding aspartate aminotransferase (catalyzes the formation of oxalozcetate and L-glutamate from L-aspartate and 2-oxoglutarate): MPSISNKATTMPASPIRKLVPFAETAKKKGTKIYHLNIGQPDIETPASFLDAVKNADMKIVEYSHSAGNESYRKKLCGYYKEYNINIDQNDVIITCGGSEAIEIALLTCFNPGDEIIIPEPFYANYNGFSKAADVVVKPIRSFIDTGFALPPIAEFEKQITSKTKGIMICNPGNPTGYLYTKAELEALRDLVKKHDLFLLSDEVYREFCYDGKEYVSVMHLEGIEENVILLDSISKRYSACGARIGAMISKNKEIMSAALKFAQARLSPPSYGQIGAEAALDTPKSYFAEVKKEYVARRDFVIESLNKMNGVFCPKPSGAFYCIAKLPIDNADKFCQWLLEDFNYQSQTVMLAPATGFYSTPGAGSDEVRIAYVLKIEDLKGAMTCLEEALKIYPGKTN, encoded by the coding sequence ATGCCTTCTATTTCAAATAAAGCCACAACAATGCCGGCTTCTCCAATCCGTAAACTTGTTCCTTTCGCAGAAACTGCAAAGAAAAAGGGAACTAAAATTTATCACTTAAATATTGGTCAGCCTGACATTGAAACGCCTGCTTCCTTTTTAGACGCGGTGAAAAATGCAGACATGAAAATAGTGGAGTACAGTCACAGTGCCGGCAATGAAAGTTACCGTAAAAAATTGTGTGGCTACTACAAAGAATATAATATTAACATTGATCAGAACGATGTGATCATTACCTGCGGAGGTAGCGAAGCTATTGAAATTGCTTTGTTAACCTGTTTTAATCCCGGTGATGAAATCATTATCCCTGAGCCTTTTTACGCTAACTATAATGGGTTTAGTAAGGCTGCTGACGTGGTTGTTAAACCGATCCGTAGTTTTATTGATACTGGTTTCGCTCTTCCTCCCATTGCAGAGTTTGAGAAACAAATCACTTCTAAAACAAAAGGAATTATGATTTGTAACCCGGGAAATCCGACGGGTTATTTGTATACAAAGGCGGAACTGGAAGCGCTGCGTGATCTTGTAAAAAAACACGATCTGTTTTTATTAAGTGATGAGGTTTACCGTGAATTCTGTTACGATGGAAAAGAATACGTTAGCGTGATGCACCTGGAGGGAATTGAAGAGAACGTTATCCTTTTAGACTCTATCAGTAAACGTTACAGTGCTTGTGGCGCACGCATTGGAGCTATGATCAGCAAGAACAAGGAAATTATGTCTGCAGCTTTGAAATTTGCTCAGGCGCGCTTGAGCCCTCCAAGCTACGGACAAATAGGAGCAGAGGCTGCGTTGGATACACCTAAATCTTATTTTGCGGAAGTGAAAAAGGAATATGTAGCGCGTCGTGATTTTGTTATTGAATCATTAAATAAAATGAATGGCGTTTTTTGTCCTAAGCCGAGTGGTGCTTTTTATTGTATAGCCAAATTGCCGATTGACAATGCCGATAAATTTTGTCAATGGTTACTGGAAGATTTTAATTACCAGTCTCAAACTGTCATGCTAGCTCCTGCAACGGGTTTTTATTCTACTCCGGGTGCTGGTTCCGATGAGGTAAGAATTGCATACGTTTTAAAAATAGAGGATCTTAAAGGTGCAATGACTTGTTTGGAAGAGGCTCTGAAAATTTATCCTGGCAAAACAAATTAA
- a CDS encoding rhomboid family intramembrane serine protease, translated as MQNTLQYNFTNLGVLPRNKMGLPGIVTSVFIHGNLSHIVSNTLPLLVLGMMLFYFYKKIAKPVFLWIWLISGIWLWLGGRNTINYPTYHIGASTLVYGLAGFLFFSGVFRRHLRLMVVSALVVFLYGGIVWGIFPIKEEISWEGHLFGMIAGILVAFNYRKEGPQKRVHQWNEEEDDATDLPWQEVQAPPLIAPESKDEITITYIYKEKDKET; from the coding sequence ATGCAAAATACACTACAGTATAATTTTACGAATTTAGGTGTGCTTCCCCGCAATAAAATGGGTCTCCCGGGAATCGTGACTTCCGTTTTTATTCACGGCAATTTAAGTCACATCGTTTCAAATACACTTCCCTTATTGGTTTTGGGAATGATGTTGTTTTACTTCTATAAAAAAATAGCAAAGCCTGTTTTTTTATGGATCTGGCTCATTAGCGGAATATGGCTCTGGTTGGGTGGCAGGAACACTATTAATTATCCGACTTACCATATTGGTGCAAGCACTTTAGTGTATGGCCTTGCCGGATTTTTATTTTTTAGCGGAGTATTCAGGAGGCACTTACGTTTGATGGTTGTTTCTGCACTCGTTGTATTTTTATATGGGGGAATTGTTTGGGGTATTTTTCCAATAAAAGAGGAAATTAGTTGGGAAGGTCATCTTTTTGGAATGATTGCCGGAATTCTTGTAGCATTTAATTATAGAAAAGAGGGCCCTCAAAAAAGAGTGCACCAATGGAACGAAGAGGAAGACGACGCAACGGATTTGCCATGGCAGGAGGTGCAAGCGCCACCTTTAATTGCTCCGGAGTCTAAAGATGAAATAACCATTACCTACATCTATAAAGAAAAAGACAAAGAGACATAA